The window GTACTTCATCATACGATTCATATAAGATCCATCTGTCTAGAGATCGTCATATACATCTAGAAAGCCGTATGCTTTGGAAGAAGCTTGTACAGTTTGGGAAGGGGTTTTTTGAGAAAAAAGAAGAATCTACTTCAACCGATATGCCCTTAGGCACGGCCATACATAACATAGAAATCACACGTGGAAGGGGTGGGCAATTAGCTAGAGCAGCAGGTGCTGTAGCGAAACTGATTGCAAAAGAGGGTAAATTGGCCACTTTAAGATTACCATCTGGGGAGGTCCGTTTGGTATCCCAAAACTGCTTAGCAACAGTCGGACAAGTGGGTAATGTTGGGGTGAACCAAAAAAGTTTGGGTAGAGCCGGATCTAAGTGTTGGCTAGGTAAACGCCCCGTAGTAAGAGGGGTAGTTATGAACCCTGTGGACCACCCCCATGGGGGTGGTGAAGGGAAAGCCCCCATTGGTAGAAAAAAACCCACAACCCCTTGGGGTTATCCTGCGCTTGGAAGAAGAACTAGGAAAAGGAAAAAATATAGTGATAGTTTTATTCTTCGTCGCCGTAAGTAAATACGTAACTAGGAATATGGAAAATTGCATTTTTGGAATTTGCAATAATGCGATGGGCGAACGACGGGAA is drawn from Zea mays chloroplast, complete genome and contains these coding sequences:
- a CDS encoding hypothetical protein (ORF137) is translated as MGAFPSPPPWGWSTGFITTPLTTGRLPSQHLDPALPKLFWFTPTLPTCPTVAKQFWDTKRTSPDGNLKVANLPSFAISFATAPAALANCPPLPRVISMLCMAVPKGISVEVDSSFFSKNPFPNCTSFFQSIRLSRCI
- the rpl2 gene encoding ribosomal protein L2, whose translation is MAKHLYKTPIPSTRKGTVDRQVKSNPRNKLIHGRHRCGKGRNARGIITARHRGGGHKRLYRKIDFRRNQKDISGRIITIEYDPNRNAYICLIHYGDGEKRYILHPRGAIIGDTIVSGTKVPISMGNALPLTDMPLGTAIHNIEITRGRGGQLARAAGAVAKLIAKEGKLATLRLPSGEVRLVSQNCLATVGQVGNVGVNQKSLGRAGSKCWLGKRPVVRGVVMNPVDHPHGGGEGKAPIGRKKPTTPWGYPALGRRTRKRKKYSDSFILRRRK